A genomic window from Synergistetes bacterium HGW-Synergistetes-1 includes:
- a CDS encoding acetyl-CoA synthase subunit gamma, producing the protein MAACCSENQTLSASLTIKDRLGSWKARWGIGRMDHSMKAGLYAMGCPDGHSPVLVTSNYKMTVDRVRENLAGRDIWLLVLDTEGINVWCAAGKGTFGTDELVARIDKTGLREKVTHRELILPQLGATGVSAHEARKKSGFKVTYGPIRSEDIPYFLDNAMTVKQSMRKVRFSLIDRLVLTPMEIVIAMELMLKVFGAMAVLSALGILPVERADYLGLLGSVFIGTFASPLLLPWLPGRAFSFKGMITGLIWAISVVFFLFSKGSANWLQLVSYLLILPSLSAFFTMNFTGSSTYTSLSGVEKEMKTSLPLIVTALSAGIMVRIVSYFI; encoded by the coding sequence ATGGCAGCTTGCTGCAGCGAAAACCAAACTCTTTCTGCTTCGCTCACAATTAAGGACAGACTGGGCTCATGGAAGGCAAGATGGGGGATCGGAAGGATGGATCACTCAATGAAAGCCGGACTATACGCCATGGGATGTCCTGATGGACATTCTCCTGTTCTGGTGACTTCCAATTATAAAATGACCGTTGACAGGGTAAGGGAAAATCTTGCCGGAAGAGATATATGGCTCCTTGTCCTGGATACAGAGGGAATAAACGTCTGGTGTGCTGCAGGCAAAGGGACATTCGGTACCGATGAACTTGTCGCCCGCATCGATAAGACAGGACTTAGGGAAAAAGTGACCCACAGGGAACTTATCCTGCCGCAGCTTGGTGCGACAGGCGTTTCTGCCCACGAAGCAAGAAAAAAGAGCGGTTTCAAAGTTACATACGGACCTATAAGGTCGGAAGACATTCCCTATTTCCTTGATAACGCAATGACGGTAAAGCAATCAATGCGGAAAGTCCGGTTTTCTCTTATTGACAGGCTTGTCCTGACACCGATGGAGATCGTGATCGCAATGGAATTGATGCTTAAGGTATTTGGAGCGATGGCAGTTCTTTCTGCTTTAGGTATCCTGCCGGTTGAAAGGGCAGATTACCTTGGACTGCTTGGTTCCGTCTTCATAGGCACTTTTGCATCTCCGCTTCTTCTTCCCTGGTTACCGGGAAGGGCTTTTTCCTTTAAAGGAATGATAACAGGGCTCATATGGGCCATATCCGTAGTCTTCTTTTTATTTTCCAAAGGGAGTGCCAATTGGCTGCAGCTCGTTTCTTATCTGTTGATCCTGCCGTCACTGTCAGCTTTTTTCACAATGAACTTTACCGGCTCGTCGACCTATACGTCGCTGTCGGGAGTGGAAAAAGAGATGAAGACCTCACTTCCCCTTATTGTGACCGCCCTGTCTGCGGGGATCATGGTAAGGATAGTTTCATATTTTATTTAA
- a CDS encoding DNA-binding response regulator — MIDLKHRVILADDHKLFIEGIAGMLSSVEEIEIAGKAHTGKDALLMTLDKRPDLVILDITMPDMYGIEVTRKIKAKFPDVRILILSMHLDLRMIIEVLQAGADAYILKDSEPSELITAVKNVLEGKMYLSSKVIKLLVKDYISKHSVPVSLEQLKDLSARERQVLRRISESKSMKEIAEELHITRSTVDTHKANLMRKLRCDNTNELIRFAMREGIVDLDE; from the coding sequence GTGATAGATTTGAAGCATCGCGTCATTCTTGCAGACGATCATAAGCTCTTTATAGAAGGCATAGCTGGGATGCTATCTTCTGTTGAAGAAATAGAAATCGCGGGGAAGGCACATACCGGAAAAGATGCCCTTCTGATGACTTTAGACAAGAGACCCGACCTTGTTATCTTGGATATAACCATGCCTGACATGTACGGCATTGAGGTAACAAGAAAGATTAAGGCAAAGTTTCCTGATGTGAGAATACTTATACTGTCGATGCACCTTGATCTGAGAATGATAATCGAGGTCCTGCAGGCAGGTGCTGATGCCTATATATTAAAAGATTCAGAACCGTCAGAATTGATAACAGCAGTAAAAAATGTACTGGAGGGAAAGATGTACCTGAGCTCCAAGGTGATCAAACTGCTTGTAAAGGATTACATCAGCAAGCACAGCGTCCCCGTATCTTTAGAACAGTTGAAGGATCTTTCTGCGCGGGAACGTCAGGTCCTCCGACGAATCTCGGAATCGAAAAGCATGAAAGAAATCGCGGAAGAACTGCACATAACCCGCAGCACCGTTGACACCCACAAGGCAAATCTTATGCGCAAACTCAGATGCGACAACACTAACGAGCTTATCCGTTTTGCCATGAGGGAAGGTATCGTGGACCTCGATGAATGA
- a CDS encoding thioredoxin family protein: protein MKVQILGTGCPKCKKLAELTDQAAKELGLELEIEKVTEVAKIMDFGVMTTPALAIEGKVVLAGHVPAYEKLKEILVKAGPVGGPDAEETGGCSL from the coding sequence ATGAAGGTACAGATACTTGGAACAGGATGCCCGAAATGCAAAAAGCTTGCCGAGCTCACAGATCAGGCTGCAAAAGAGCTGGGACTTGAGCTGGAAATCGAAAAGGTGACTGAAGTTGCGAAAATAATGGACTTTGGTGTAATGACCACTCCTGCGCTTGCTATTGAAGGCAAAGTGGTCCTTGCAGGGCATGTTCCTGCATATGAAAAGTTAAAAGAGATACTTGTAAAAGCCGGGCCTGTTGGTGGACCCGATGCCGAAGAGACAGGCGGCTGCAGCCTCTGA
- a CDS encoding permease, translating into MDSYLLYGITIVLLLLSFFKDRKKTSMALKKGWKAFDNILPEFLVVILFVGVMLAVLDPQTISKLIGKNSGWVGVILAATVGSITLIPGFVAFPTAALLLQAGAGYMQIGAFISTLMMVGVVTIPVEIKYFGKKMTLLRNFMAFIFSFFVAYVIGKVVG; encoded by the coding sequence TTGGACTCTTATCTCCTTTATGGAATAACGATAGTGTTGCTTCTGCTATCTTTTTTCAAAGACAGAAAAAAGACGAGTATGGCTCTAAAAAAGGGATGGAAAGCTTTTGACAACATACTTCCTGAATTTTTAGTGGTGATCTTGTTTGTTGGTGTCATGCTTGCTGTGCTTGACCCGCAAACGATATCAAAGCTCATAGGAAAAAATTCAGGCTGGGTGGGAGTGATCCTGGCCGCAACGGTCGGATCGATAACACTGATTCCGGGTTTTGTTGCTTTCCCTACGGCCGCACTCCTTCTGCAGGCAGGCGCAGGATATATGCAGATAGGTGCTTTTATATCGACCCTGATGATGGTTGGAGTTGTAACAATTCCAGTGGAAATTAAATATTTTGGGAAAAAGATGACCCTCCTGAGGAATTTTATGGCCTTCATCTTTTCTTTCTTTGTGGCTTATGTAATTGGAAAGGTGGTCGGCTGA
- a CDS encoding ArsR family transcriptional regulator, with the protein MVDNNTILEQKVAILKGIAHPVRLAVVEALADSEMCVCDIAEMFHFDRTTISKHLALMKNLGILEDRKEGLKVYYSLRIRCLPSMLSCIEKVVEGNDPERVFVMGCCGK; encoded by the coding sequence ATGGTCGACAATAATACAATTCTGGAGCAGAAAGTTGCAATACTCAAAGGTATTGCCCACCCTGTCCGCCTTGCTGTCGTAGAAGCTCTTGCTGATTCTGAGATGTGCGTATGCGACATTGCCGAAATGTTTCACTTTGACAGGACGACGATAAGCAAACACCTTGCCCTTATGAAGAACCTGGGGATACTGGAGGATCGTAAGGAAGGGCTGAAGGTCTATTACAGCCTGAGGATACGCTGTCTTCCGTCGATGCTTTCCTGCATTGAAAAGGTAGTTGAAGGAAATGATCCCGAAAGAGTGTTCGTAATGGGATGCTGCGGGAAATAG
- a CDS encoding ferredoxin: MGLKYIKNVATLKLDTDKCIGCGMCEIVCPHAVFILKNNKAAINDIDMCMECGACSMNCPVSAITVKSGVGCAYAVLMGMFNGNKDGEGPSCGGSGCCG, translated from the coding sequence ATGGGGCTTAAGTATATAAAGAACGTTGCTACATTAAAACTTGACACGGACAAATGCATAGGGTGCGGAATGTGCGAGATCGTCTGTCCGCATGCTGTCTTCATCTTAAAGAATAACAAAGCCGCGATCAACGACATAGACATGTGCATGGAATGCGGAGCTTGTTCGATGAATTGCCCTGTCTCCGCAATCACAGTAAAAAGCGGAGTTGGCTGTGCTTACGCGGTACTCATGGGGATGTTTAACGGGAATAAAGACGGAGAAGGTCCATCCTGCGGAGGTTCAGGCTGCTGCGGATAG
- a CDS encoding low molecular weight phosphatase family protein, whose translation MINCTGKPKVAFVCVHNSCRSQIAEALGKKLASEIFESYSGGTELKDRINQDAVRLMKSIHGIDMEKDQYSKLIFDIPDPDVVIKMGCNVTCPPVEGAYEEDWGLDDPTGKEDEVFIEVINTIERKILELKEKISCK comes from the coding sequence ATGATCAACTGCACCGGCAAACCAAAGGTCGCTTTCGTATGCGTACATAACTCCTGCAGAAGTCAGATAGCCGAAGCTCTTGGCAAAAAGTTGGCGTCTGAGATATTTGAAAGCTATTCGGGGGGCACAGAATTAAAAGACCGGATCAACCAGGACGCTGTGCGACTCATGAAGAGTATCCACGGCATCGACATGGAAAAAGACCAGTACTCGAAACTGATATTTGATATCCCCGACCCTGATGTCGTGATAAAGATGGGCTGCAATGTGACATGTCCGCCAGTAGAAGGCGCCTATGAAGAAGACTGGGGACTCGATGATCCAACGGGAAAGGAAGACGAAGTCTTCATCGAGGTTATAAACACAATAGAGAGAAAGATATTAGAACTAAAAGAAAAGATCTCCTGCAAATGA
- a CDS encoding permease codes for MIKRYRGFLIVLVCVGLLTIFNRGIGIKAISISARSFLEMLFIIPPVFVLLGLLDVWVPRESMVRYMGEGSGIKGVLLSLFIGSAAAGPLYAAFPVAAVFMKKGVSFSNVMIFIGAWSTTKIPMVLFEFESLGASFALTRLLVDIPGIIIIALLLTKLGRKEEIKELYENAEKISSGS; via the coding sequence ATGATAAAAAGATACAGAGGTTTCCTTATTGTGCTTGTATGTGTCGGCCTGCTGACGATCTTCAACAGGGGCATCGGAATTAAGGCGATCTCAATTTCTGCACGCTCGTTTCTCGAAATGCTCTTCATAATCCCGCCGGTTTTTGTTCTTCTGGGACTCCTTGATGTATGGGTCCCAAGGGAAAGCATGGTCAGATACATGGGAGAGGGGTCGGGGATCAAGGGAGTGCTGTTGTCCCTATTCATTGGCTCTGCCGCTGCAGGCCCGCTCTATGCGGCGTTTCCTGTTGCAGCTGTATTCATGAAAAAGGGAGTCAGTTTTTCGAACGTAATGATCTTCATAGGTGCATGGTCTACAACCAAAATACCTATGGTCCTCTTTGAATTTGAGTCACTGGGGGCATCCTTTGCACTTACGAGACTTCTTGTCGATATACCCGGAATAATAATTATCGCACTGTTGCTTACAAAACTCGGAAGAAAAGAAGAGATAAAGGAATTGTATGAAAATGCCGAGAAGATTAGCTCCGGTTCATAA
- a CDS encoding transcriptional regulator, translating to MNDHDEHSLFFKALSDPNRIMIVDMLSCGELCACTILEAFSLSQPTLSHHMKILCRSGLVVPRKDGKWTHYSLNREKFSELISFINNISTDAGKECIHFDTKCCDANDFCQK from the coding sequence ATGAATGATCATGATGAACATTCCTTGTTTTTTAAGGCTTTATCCGACCCGAACAGAATAATGATAGTAGATATGCTTTCATGCGGTGAGCTCTGTGCCTGTACCATCCTTGAGGCTTTCAGCCTCTCCCAGCCCACTCTTTCACACCATATGAAGATCCTTTGCAGGTCAGGTTTGGTAGTGCCGAGAAAGGACGGAAAATGGACCCATTATTCATTGAACAGAGAGAAGTTCTCTGAACTTATTTCCTTTATTAATAATATTTCAACAGACGCCGGCAAAGAATGTATTCACTTCGATACCAAGTGCTGCGACGCGAATGACTTCTGCCAAAAATAA
- a CDS encoding thioredoxin, translating into MDKDKRKSMSMKLIIVSIVIVAIFAIYVYKQQNIKSINDDVAAVNSDFALKTETLDMEKLKSYGLPILIDFGADSCVPCKKMAPVLEKLNKKYQGKVIVKFVDVWKNPKLAEKFPVQLIPTQFFFNSDGSPLAQEANPPFDVIGYINQETQEQAFTVHQGGLTEEQLEAAFKEMGLKQQD; encoded by the coding sequence TTGGATAAAGATAAAAGAAAATCAATGTCAATGAAATTAATAATAGTTTCTATAGTTATTGTTGCGATCTTTGCGATATATGTTTATAAACAGCAAAACATAAAAAGTATTAACGATGATGTGGCTGCTGTAAATTCTGATTTTGCCTTGAAAACAGAAACTTTAGACATGGAGAAACTTAAATCATACGGTCTGCCGATACTTATTGATTTTGGTGCCGACAGCTGTGTACCATGTAAAAAGATGGCTCCTGTACTTGAAAAATTGAATAAAAAGTATCAGGGCAAGGTGATCGTAAAATTTGTAGATGTTTGGAAAAATCCAAAACTGGCAGAAAAATTTCCGGTTCAGCTGATACCGACACAGTTTTTTTTCAACTCTGACGGAAGTCCGCTGGCCCAGGAAGCAAATCCTCCATTTGACGTCATAGGTTATATCAACCAGGAGACACAGGAACAAGCATTTACAGTTCATCAGGGAGGGTTGACTGAAGAACAGCTGGAAGCGGCCTTTAAAGAGATGGGATTAAAACAGCAAGATTAA